The proteins below come from a single Harpia harpyja isolate bHarHar1 chromosome 2, bHarHar1 primary haplotype, whole genome shotgun sequence genomic window:
- the NPFFR2 gene encoding neuropeptide FF receptor 2 — MTFVKISFKARCNTSKKMDSNSSFDWPHALSYNGTYKYLYLEGNVSYVDFYLHQPSVAAVFIVSYLLIFLLCMVGNGVVCFTVLRSKHMRTVTNLFILNLAVSDLLVGIFCMPTTLLDNIIAGWPFGSLVCKMSGMVQGISVSASVFTLVAIAVDRFRCIVYPFKQKLTISTAVAIIAVIWILAIAIMCPSAVMLQVQEEKHFRVILGDGNETRPVYWCREDWPDPGMRKIYTTVLFANIYLAPLSLIIIMYARISIALFNTAMPVVGKHSQRQRHSVSKKKQKVIKMLIIVALLFTLSWLPLWTLMMLSDYADLSDIQLQIINIYIYPFAHWLAFFNSSINPIIYGFFNENFRRGFQAAFKLQLCSGEIVHREVYSQRGQSNAILPAANCQTPQDQACQKAEEEGKAVKKGNWVNNQQDLIMEDLEEPCNDEIK, encoded by the exons ATGACCTttgtaaaaatatcttttaaggCACGTTGCAACACAAGTAAGAAAATGGACTCAAACTCTTCATTCGATTGGCCTCACGCGCTGAGTTATAATGGGACATACAAGTACCTCTACTTAGAAGGCAACGTCTCCTATGTGGACTTCTACCTTCACCAGCCTTCAGTGGCAGCTGTCTTCATCGTCTCTTACCTCCTGATCTTTCTGCTCTGTATGGTTGGCAACGGAGTGGTTTGCTTTACTGTCCTGAGGAGCAAACACATGCGTACAGTCACAAACCTTTTCATCTTAAACCTGGCTGTCAGCGATTTACTGGTGGGAATCTTCTGCATGCCCACCACCCTCCTGGACAACATCATTGCAG GATGGCCGTTTGGGAGCCTGGTTTGCAAGATGAGCGGGATGGTCCAAGGAATCTCCGTTTCTGCCTCTGTCTTCACTCTAGTTGCTATTGCTGTAGACAG GTTTCGATGCATTGTTTATCCGTTTAAGCAGAAGCTGACCATTTCAACTGCAGTCGCCATTATAGCGGTCATCTGGATTCTGGCCATCGCAATCATGTGTCCTTCTGCAGTCATGCTGCAGGTACAAGAAGAGAAGCATTTCAGGGTCATCCTTGGCGATGGCAATGAAACCCGCCCTGTATACTGGTGCCGGGAGGACTGGCCTGACCCAGGAATGCGAAAGATCTATACAACGGTTCTGTTTGCCAACATCTATCTGGCTCCCCTGTCGCTCATTATTATCATGTATGCTAGGATAAGCATTGCTCTCTTCAACACAGCAATGCCCGTGGTGGGAAAACACAGCCAGAGGCAGCGGCACAGCGTGtctaagaagaaacaaaaagtcaTCAAAATGCTCATTATTGTGGCTTTGCTTTTCACCCTGTCCTGGCTCCCCTTGTGGACTCTGATGATGCTCTCCGACTACGCCGACCTTTCGGATATCCAGTTGCAGATCATCAACATTTATATCTATCCCTTTGCTCACTGGCTGGCCTTTTTCAACAGCAGCATCAACCCCATCATCTACGGTTTCTTTAACGAAAACTTTCGCCGAGGATTTCAGGCAGCCTTCAAGCTTCAGCTCTGCTCCGGGGAGATCGTTCACAGGGAAGTCTATTCTCAGCGAGGCCAAAGCAATGCCATTTTGCCAGCTGCCAACTGCCAGACACCCCAGGATCAAGCTTGTCAaaaggctgaggaggaggggaaggcagttAAGAAAGGAAATTGGGTGAATAACCAGCAGGATTTGATAATGGAGGATCTAGAAGAGCCCTGCAACGACGAAATTAAGTGA